In Chlorogloeopsis sp. ULAP01, the following are encoded in one genomic region:
- a CDS encoding chlorophyll a/b binding light-harvesting protein: MTISTSPLSVEQDLADSPWWAGNARLTNLSGKLLGAHVAHAGLIVFWAGAMTLFELAHFNPAAPMYEQGLILLPHLAAEGWGVGASGAVVDTYPYFVIGALHLISSAFLGFGGIFHSLRAPETLEGRFPFFGYDWKDTGKMTTILGIHLFLLGCGAFLLVAKAMYFGGLYDPNVEDVRIITNPTLNPAVIFGYLFGGIGKFWIAGVDNLEDVVGGHIWVGAMLIFGGFFHILTKPFAWTHPLFVWSGEAYLSYSLGALALMGFIATLFVSVNTTVYPEVFYGPALVVRQNIVPYFSSPDPDLVTSRTWLANAHFWLAFFFLQGHIWHALRARGFDFRKGRVSQEAVIPQPIS; the protein is encoded by the coding sequence ATGACAATCTCTACAAGTCCTCTGTCGGTAGAACAAGACCTTGCCGACTCGCCTTGGTGGGCTGGCAATGCCAGGCTTACTAACTTATCGGGTAAATTACTAGGCGCTCACGTTGCTCATGCTGGCTTGATCGTTTTTTGGGCAGGAGCTATGACTTTATTTGAGCTAGCCCATTTTAATCCAGCCGCACCCATGTACGAGCAAGGCTTAATCTTACTACCTCACCTAGCTGCTGAAGGTTGGGGTGTAGGTGCTTCTGGTGCAGTTGTCGATACTTATCCTTATTTCGTCATCGGAGCTTTGCATCTGATTTCCTCAGCCTTTCTAGGCTTTGGAGGCATTTTTCACTCCCTACGCGCTCCAGAAACCCTAGAAGGCAGATTTCCTTTCTTTGGCTACGACTGGAAAGATACGGGCAAAATGACCACAATTCTTGGTATTCACCTATTTTTACTGGGTTGTGGTGCATTCTTGCTAGTCGCCAAAGCAATGTACTTCGGTGGTTTATACGATCCAAATGTTGAAGATGTGCGGATAATTACAAATCCGACACTAAACCCAGCTGTCATCTTTGGCTATTTATTTGGCGGGATTGGTAAATTCTGGATTGCTGGCGTTGACAACCTTGAAGATGTGGTTGGTGGTCACATTTGGGTGGGGGCAATGTTGATTTTCGGTGGATTTTTCCACATTTTGACTAAGCCTTTTGCTTGGACGCATCCACTATTTGTTTGGTCAGGAGAAGCTTACCTCTCCTATAGTCTGGGTGCTTTGGCACTAATGGGCTTTATCGCCACTCTTTTCGTCTCAGTCAACACCACTGTTTATCCCGAAGTTTTTTATGGCCCGGCGCTGGTGGTGAGACAGAATATCGTGCCGTACTTTTCATCACCCGATCCTGACCTTGTAACTTCCCGAACTTGGTTAGCTAATGCCCACTTTTGGTTAGCTTTCTTCTTTCTCCAAGGTCATATTTGGCACGCCTTACGGGCGCGTGGGTTCGATTTTCGCAAAGGTAGGGTGAGTCAAGAGGCAGTAATTCCCCAACCTATTAGCTGA
- a CDS encoding TonB-dependent siderophore receptor has product MSAFSVIFTTSVNAEITQNNSASKILNKSEFIQFAKTIEEWLVQSSNPSQSPIIITGIRIQESQNGIDIILDTQKGEKLQTVSRNEGNNVIIDIKNAQLRLEKSNTFRQEKPLTGITAVEVKNSDANSITLTVAGETTLPKVELFDDDEGLIFEVTSATTATQPQPESEPQPSESPQAENVEEQEPIELVVTGEQDSYLVPETSSATRTDTPLRDIPQSIQIVPKEVIQEQRITRISDAVRNVSSVSPRTEFSGSYDVFTIRGFTDYNLLRNGTKTQNFFIDGSNIEQVEVLKGPASVLYGQFEPGGIVNLVTKKPLINPYYAAEFTAGSYDYFRPAIDISGPLTPDKSLLYRLNVAYESAGSFRDFIDSEVFSITPALTFNFGDATTVGVEYEYVNTDRAFDRGLRPQDFLFDLPISRNLGDKNDRFKYEGHRLNLLLDHNFNQNLQLKSNFTYQLLSPDAEYVNPSDDFEADGRSLLRDYVISPARPSKDLTLQTDLISKFKTGSIEHQLVLGLDLSRNTFNYAQSQTTNFPSLDIFNPVYGFPRPDFFESVEEYESQTDTIGVYLQDQIALIPNFKLLLGGRYDFVNFKSTFIPDIVNDSPSETSKFYDEAFSPRVGIVYQLIKPISLYASYSTSFVPNNNNATADGEPLEPTRGTQYEIGVKAELFDGKLSTTLAAYDITKTNVATVDPNDDNFSIAVGEVKSRGIELDIVGEITPGWKIIASGYLNDAFVSEDNSIPTGTRLENAAYNGASLWTTYEFQKGSLQGLALSAGLFYVGDRIANQSDPFTIPSYVRTDAAIAYRRDNWQAAINFKNIFNTRYYDTNGYLIFPQAPFTVLGTLSVSF; this is encoded by the coding sequence ATGAGTGCATTTTCAGTCATTTTTACAACTTCTGTAAACGCTGAGATTACCCAAAATAACTCTGCATCAAAAATATTGAATAAGAGTGAATTTATCCAATTTGCAAAAACCATTGAAGAATGGCTTGTTCAATCATCAAATCCTTCTCAATCTCCCATTATCATTACAGGAATTCGTATTCAAGAATCCCAAAATGGAATTGATATAATTCTCGACACTCAAAAAGGAGAAAAACTCCAAACAGTCAGCCGCAATGAAGGAAATAATGTAATTATCGATATTAAAAATGCTCAATTGCGTTTAGAAAAAAGTAATACATTTCGACAAGAAAAACCCCTGACTGGAATTACTGCTGTAGAAGTGAAAAATAGCGATGCAAATAGTATTACATTAACTGTAGCTGGTGAGACAACCTTACCCAAAGTGGAATTATTTGATGATGATGAAGGTTTAATTTTTGAGGTAACATCTGCAACAACTGCAACCCAACCACAACCAGAAAGTGAACCTCAACCCAGCGAAAGCCCCCAAGCAGAAAATGTAGAAGAGCAAGAACCAATTGAATTAGTTGTCACCGGCGAGCAAGACAGTTATCTTGTACCTGAAACATCAAGCGCAACGAGAACAGATACACCTTTACGGGATATTCCTCAATCTATTCAAATAGTACCAAAAGAGGTAATTCAAGAACAAAGAATTACTCGTATTTCTGATGCAGTGCGTAACGTTTCTAGTGTATCACCTCGGACAGAATTTAGCGGTTCTTATGATGTCTTTACTATCCGAGGTTTTACTGACTACAATCTTTTACGCAATGGTACAAAAACCCAAAACTTCTTCATTGATGGTAGTAATATTGAACAAGTAGAAGTTCTCAAGGGGCCAGCTTCAGTTTTATACGGACAATTTGAACCAGGTGGTATTGTTAATCTTGTCACGAAAAAACCCTTGATTAATCCCTATTATGCAGCAGAGTTTACAGCAGGTAGTTATGATTATTTCCGTCCAGCAATTGATATTTCCGGGCCACTTACACCAGATAAAAGCTTGTTATATCGTTTGAACGTTGCCTATGAAAGTGCAGGAAGTTTTCGCGATTTTATTGATAGTGAAGTATTTTCTATAACCCCGGCTCTTACATTTAATTTTGGTGATGCGACGACGGTAGGGGTGGAATATGAATATGTGAATACCGACAGAGCATTTGACCGTGGTTTACGACCACAAGATTTTCTCTTCGATTTACCCATTAGTCGAAATTTGGGTGATAAAAATGATAGATTCAAATATGAAGGACATCGCTTAAATCTGTTACTAGACCACAACTTTAATCAGAATCTCCAATTAAAAAGTAATTTCACCTATCAATTACTATCCCCAGATGCAGAATATGTTAATCCTAGTGATGACTTTGAAGCAGATGGTCGTTCTTTACTACGAGATTATGTTATTAGTCCCGCTCGTCCCAGCAAAGACTTAACATTGCAAACCGATTTAATTAGTAAATTTAAAACAGGTTCTATCGAGCATCAGTTAGTTTTAGGTCTAGATTTGAGCAGAAATACGTTTAACTATGCTCAATCGCAAACAACTAATTTTCCATCTTTGGATATTTTTAATCCTGTTTATGGTTTTCCACGTCCGGATTTTTTTGAAAGTGTAGAAGAATATGAATCGCAAACAGATACTATCGGGGTTTATTTGCAAGACCAAATCGCATTAATACCAAATTTTAAATTACTATTAGGTGGTAGATATGATTTTGTCAACTTCAAAAGTACCTTTATTCCTGATATTGTCAATGACAGCCCATCAGAAACATCCAAGTTCTATGACGAGGCTTTTTCTCCAAGAGTTGGCATAGTTTACCAGCTAATCAAACCGATTTCTTTGTATGCCAGTTATAGTACTTCTTTTGTACCTAATAATAATAATGCTACCGCCGACGGCGAACCCTTAGAGCCGACACGGGGTACACAATATGAAATCGGTGTCAAAGCAGAATTATTTGACGGTAAGCTTTCTACAACTTTGGCTGCTTACGATATTACCAAAACTAACGTAGCCACCGTAGACCCCAACGACGATAATTTTTCAATTGCAGTTGGAGAAGTGAAAAGCCGAGGAATTGAACTGGATATAGTTGGAGAAATTACACCAGGTTGGAAAATAATTGCTTCTGGCTATCTCAACGATGCATTTGTTAGTGAAGATAATAGCATTCCCACAGGTACAAGATTAGAAAATGCAGCCTATAATGGTGCAAGTTTGTGGACGACTTACGAATTTCAAAAAGGAAGTTTACAAGGTTTAGCATTGAGTGCAGGATTATTTTATGTCGGCGATCGCATTGCCAACCAAAGCGATCCTTTCACCATTCCTTCCTATGTGAGAACTGATGCGGCAATTGCCTATCGACGCGATAATTGGCAAGCAGCAATCAACTTCAAAAACATCTTTAATACCAGATACTATGACACCAATGGCTATCTAATTTTTCCTCAAGCACCGTTTACAGTTCTGGGAACACTATCAGTTAGTTTTTGA